One Babesia bigemina genome assembly Bbig001, chromosome : V genomic window, AAaaggcagctgctgcgtaaGGTTAACGTCCGCAACTACTTCGAGATCGTCAACGCAATGCGACATGTCGACGGGGAAGCGGCAAAGGTCCTCCTGGAATTCGTCCGCAGCGACATTCACGGCGCTGAGTACGTGACCGGGTTCAATGCGGCGCGTGCGCTGCACAGTCTCGACGTGGAGACAGCCTCGCGGTGGTAGCGGCGCGACACGCCGGCAACAACAACGCATCTAAGCTAATATAGAACTGTAGTGGGTTGTATACATGCAGTTGTCCCACGCTGGACACGCGGGGAGCTTGCGACCGAATAGATGTGCAAAATCTAGCTTAGCAACATAGTCCACATTTCATGACCTAGAGTGTGCATTTGAGAGTATGGTACATTCACGCAATACGCATCGCACTGAAGCTGCGGGACTTATCGTAGGGCTTGGGGTGTTCCGCGAGCAGCTTTATGTCTGAGCTCTTGTCCCAGTCGAGGCAATCGTCATTGGCCTTCCACGCGCGGTTGTAACCATCCATCTGCTGGAAGAAAGACCAGCGATCCCACTCGCGCTTGGGCAGACACAGCTTCTCCCTTATGGCGCCCTTGATCTCACCCAACGTCCAACGGGGATGTACCAGAACCTGGAACGGGTGGCCAAAGGTCTCGTGGTCAGGGGTCTGATGCATGACCGTCAGCAGCACACGTTCGCCGTTTTTAAGGCTCTCCTGCTCCTCGTAAGACCAGTCAGGCTCTACCCTTATTGGCGCAGCGAGGATGTTGCGGATGTTGGTGTTGACGTAATGCGGAAGGTCCCGCATGAGTCCCGATGGCTCGACAACCACGAACGAATCAGACAAGCACTCGACCATGCGCATTCTGACATTCGGCCCTAGATTTGCGATGCGAACAACCATGTCGCAGACCTCCCCAACAGTGATGCCTGCCGGAGCCTTGCCCATGCACACTCCTGTACACTCTACGCGACGGTTGAAAACCTGGACTACAAAGTTCAGCGACACTCCATCACACTTCACCGTCAAGTCGCTGTAACACTGGGGAAAGACTGCCATGTAAATGACGTTAGGCTTGTTGCTACCGCCCTCAAAGCGGCTATTAAGTGAATTAGCCAACGGCACTCCCCCCATCATTTCTTCACGGCCGGTGTCGCGACCAGAGTCGAGAATGCCAGTATCGCTGCCCGATATGGTGCGGTTTGGAAGTGCGAGAACGTTGCCGATGCCATTTGCATTTCCAGTGCCGCTTGCAGCGCTTATATCCGTTTGGCATGCGCTGTCAACGCTGTGGTCACTGCATTGCGCATTGCTGTTTATGCTGCCTGACCTCATCACCGCATCCCTGTTGGCGTTGTCGTGTCTCACGGCCTTCCCCAAAGCGGTGAACAGATTAGACAAGGGCTTCTGGACGAAACCGAGTGAGCCATCGCGGTGGCAGAAGTCGTCGATCGACGCCGGGCGCATCCAAATAGACTCCAACTTGTGTGGTTGGTGGGCATAAAATAACACGTGCGCGGGGTCAACACCCATGGACCAGCAGACATATCGAAGAGCATGTTTGCAAGGTACCCTGAGGTCAAGCGTGAACTGCACGGTCTTCAAAGGCCCTGCTACCTTGGGCGACTCTTCGAAGGACTTTGGCGACGGATCGTCTACACTTCCCACAGCCTTGACTATGGAGCCACAACAATTCACCCACGCACCCAACTGCTCAAAAGGGTTGTACAGCTCGAACGTTATCGTCACGACGTTCAGGCGCCAATCGATAAAGCTCGGGAAGTCGTAGATGGGAAACATGTTCACGCTCTGGTACTTCAAAATCTCAGTCGCAGCGAACGATTCCCAACGCGCTCTCATGTCCCTGAATGCGATCGTGTGAGGGCTGATACTGGCGCCAGGGGCCTCGCCACTTTGCAGGTAGTCAGCAGACACGTGGAACAGGGGTCCCGAAAGGGCCCCCTCCAGAACTGGGCGAGTTTCAACGAAGTCCTCTTTCAGCGTGAATTTCGTATCTATCTCCTCCACCAAACGGCGCATAGATTCGGTAGGACGGAAGTTGAAAACCAGCAAGTCGCCATTTCCCAGGTGCTGCTCCTTCAGTGTCTTGTTCAGCGCAACCGCCTCATACAGGCCGGACTGCTCGACGTACCAATTCAGGTGCAAGGACTCCTCGTGAAGTATTTGGTTTAATATGGCGTCCATTTCCCGAACTGATTTGCTACTCATGTCCACGGATCCAATCCTGGAAACGCAACGTTCAATAGCGCTCACATGGTATGGCGTGATCAGGCCTTCGGTCATGAAGCGCGCCAACTTGCACAAAGCCGGTCCTGCAACCTGCAGGATCGTACCTTCCGGTGAGAGGTAGACCACATCGATGCATATCAGCCGTTCTCCATCCGGGTTTTCCGAGAAAATGTCGAAGTACTTAATGAAGAACAAGCTCGAAGACTGAATTGACGCACAGTGCATAGGCCGGGGGACGTAGAGAATATACAGCGTAGGGTCGTACACCTGGAAAACGTCGTGGCGAATCTGAGAAACAATCGATTGCAACGTGTCGTCGGAGACCTCCTGATGACCACGAACTTCAGCAAGGCAGCAGAAACGATGGGTGCTCCTGTTTATACCCATTACATGGAAGTTCTCCGGCCCGGCATACACATCCGTATCTGGTTTGGCAAACATGTTCCCAATGCGCTTCAGGGCTTCAGAGAGCACGGTGGAGCGATCGAACGTAATAACCTTGCCGCCCAGCCAGCCCATAAAAGGCTGGTCCATAAACTTAAGGCCCTCGAAATCCGATTTTTCGAAAACCTTGACCTTGATGGACTGACTCAGACGTTCACGCACGCGGTGGCGCATCGCAGCAAGACGATCCTGCATACAACATCGGGTGATCATGCTGTACCCCTCGCTCACGGGGTCGCAGTCGCCGAGGATGTCCCCAGCCGCACTTTTCAAGACGTATATAAGGATGTACGCGTTGTAATTCTTGGTTCGCCGAGAGGGACGGGGTGACGACTCGTTTTCTGCTGAACAGTAATTGTAGCAGTCTGGTTCCTCGCCGCCGAAGTTGTCACCGATCACCGCGTACTCGCTGACCTTGGCCACATTCTCATCGTCGAAACGATGCCATTGCCTTTTGTCCGACGCCGCAAAGGCGTAGTAGTGGCCGCTGTTAATCGACCCGTGGTGCACGGACACGGCCTGAAGCACATACTGACCGCCGGTAGGGCAGAAGGGAGATAGGTCAATCTCCTTGTAGAACTCAAAACGGTCGTTCAGCTTCACAGTGTCCATGCGCTGCAGGTCGAAAGTGAACCTCTTCAGCAAGAAAACGCAAACGGGCGGGAATTTCAGGAAACGGATGCCTTTGCGGGCACGCTGTTTACCGTGACCCTCAGCCTCGTACATGTTGTCGCCACTGAGAATCTCCGCCTCCGTCAACTTCTTTAACGAGTCGTAAATATCGGAACAACCCTGAATGTCAAGCTGAATGTCCTCAAAGGTTTCCATGCGAGACGACTTGTAATCGATGTCGATGCACTCAATGTAAGTTTCCATCTCACCTTCGAACATCTGCTTGACGGAACCCTCCACAGGTGTGCCCTTCATTTGCTCCTCCATTTTGTcaagcagcagcttcaaAAGCTCGTGCGAATCCTGCTGCGTAAACATGTCCGAGGAGTCCCAGCCAAAAGAACGCATCAGCTCCTTGCAAGGAGGCGCATGCTGTGCGTAGCGCAGCTTGTAAAAAAGATTTTGCAGCGCCAAGCCCACGCTGGGGACCTTCTTCTGCTCTTCCTCTTCTTCCATCAAAATGGCACGGCAATCACGCTCATCCATATTGCTGTCAACGAACAAGTCACTGTTATCCGCGGAGCCCTCGTTATCTTCATTATTAAATTCGCTGTGCTCGTGAGACTTACGTTTGGAGTTCTTGTACCCATTGTTGGATTGGACCTCGCTGGGGTGGCAATCACGCATTTCGCTCTGCAGTCGCTTCATAATCTCATACGACTGCTCTCCGATCATCTCGTCAACACGGAAGTTGAGGCTGTAGACCGCTTTGCGGAATTTGGTGATGCTGTACAAACTTTGGAGCAGCGCATTCATGTAGCACGTCGCCCCGTGGTTCTGCAACCCAACGAAGCCAGTAGCCTTCCGGCAGTCATACCCATGTTCACGCGCAGCGCGATTGACCTCAGCACCAATAGGGTATACCCCTGCGCGCAGCACCAGGTCACCGTTTTCGTTCAGAAAGCCGCCATCGACCAACTGTGTGTGGGTAAGAATACCCTGCCACCCGCGGTCGGCCTCTGAACTCGAAAAATTGAAGCTGTCCGCCTTGTATACAGACAAGTGCACATCCTTGTGATTTAGGACAATCACGCAGAAACGGGTGCTGTAACACACCCAATTCTCAGGCCAGTCGTCCTTCGCAGTGCCCTCGACATACGCGGATATGTGATATTCCTGAATCCCCGAATCGCCTTCCGGCTGCGGAGAGACAGGAAAAAACATAATCCGGAACCTGAAGTTCGGAATGTCCTTCCATTCCGAAAAGACGGTCAAATTTTGCAGCCTTCGTATCTCTTCATTGGGGTCCCCTTCTTTTAACAACCGCGAAAGAGGCTCGATAACCTTGCCCCTAAAATCCGATACGACCAGCTCAACTTCGTTAGCAGAAATTGGCGGCATACGATCAGGCGCCTCCTGATCCACGTACCAATGCATCCTTGAAGCGCTAATCTTATACGTGCCACCCACCAAACCGCCGTGCGCCGCGGAAATATAGAAGTATAGCACACTCTAGTAAtcgcgcaacgccattTCGACTCGTCTACTTGGCCTGGAATGCTGGTAAACGGGAATCTTACTGGACGAGTGACCAACTGGCAGAGCGATGATGATTCATTAAAATATGACTAGTATTGGATGTTTTACGGATTACACATCAAATAGTAAATGCAATGGCTTTGAACCGACAAACTTAACCATCTGCGTATCCGCTAAAACGGCGACACATTGCTGTCGGAGGCTCTATACCTGCCCCATGGGAGAGTAATCGGGGACACCCTAATTACACGTTAGCGGAAGCATATCGAGAATATGGCTCCGCTATTTTTCAACGGACGTTAGTGGCCTGTCGGTGTGGCCTTCCGCCCGGCGTCGCCATGAAGGTAGCCTTCGTCGGATTCTTATGTGCATCGCTGCAACACACAACTAGCAGCGGTGATATGGCTCTGTGCGCGCGCAAAAACGGGGGTGCAAATGCTTCGCGCGTTCATAAGGACAAACGTAAGTGTTTGGACGATTTCATGCCCGCGCAAACACACCGTTCAGATGAGATAACGTATCGCCTTCCTGCGTACACCTATACGCAGAAGTTGGAAGATTATGCGCACTTTAAGTGAGTTCAAAAAATTTTGTGTCTATCACTGTTTTAACGGGTGTGCGAGTTTGTCCTTGTGCCAATGTCTGCGCAAGGTTTTCGATGATTCTGCACGTCAAACGGTTTTCTAAGCCCACACATGACAGGCCGTTTGTAAATTACATATGATATTATCGGTATCCGTTGAAATCGAGCTCATTATGGCCTGAGCGACTGCTCACGTAAAACACCGGATCGCGGTTTGACCGCTGTTTTGGTGCGTAGCTGAGTATCGCCGGTCTTGAGAACAGTCTGTAGATGTTGTATAAAAATGTTAGTGTTGTATTGTGTGATCTCTGACCCAGCGCTATATTGCGTCAATGTAGGGACCCTGGAAGGATCGCAACTGCTATGTGGAGGGATTACGTAGACAACAGCGGGCAATCCGGTGCGAAACTTAACCGACCGCTGCGTCACTACCCTGCACACCATTACAGGCGTGAAATAGGGCAGAAGATTGGATTGCAACGCAAGGAAGCTCGGCTACGGAATGTTCTTAGAGCCTCCACCATGGCAAGTGCCAAAAATGACGTCAAGGCTCTGAACTATACACACCAGCCTGTTGTCTTAGATGCCTTAAAACATTATGAGGTGTGGCGAAATTTGTCTCTGGCAAGGCAAACATCGCAGCAGTAATAAACGTGGCATATCGGTACAGCCGTTTGTTAACAATGCTCCAGTTAAGCTGGAAATGTGATGCAGCATTGGCCTCAGGCGCGTTTACAATGAATGCAGTGAGCGGAGAGCATTCTATTAAAGATTAAGAGGTGGTTTTATACCCATTGCTGTTGATTGTTGGCCTTAACATGAATTGCCCTCCTTCCCAATATCGCCCGCATTAACCACATCTCTGTAAAACATGTAGTTTAAATCAATTGGCCAATTGACTCGCTGGCCACCTAAAAGTTTTATCCTTTTACTGACCGTAAGGAGTTGATGAGGCGGCGTCCGTAACTAATTTCATTGCTTCAAGTAGTCGGACGACCCACGAATAGCTACTTACGGGTGATGCCGCGGTTATTGCAGCATAAGGGATAACAAAGCTGCACGATATAGGCAGACTGGGCACAACACGGTACCCGGTCATCTGAACGTAAATAGTTTACTCAGGTCTAGTCCGTGTCTTCAGTGGCAACAGTCACTGGACGAAATTAACAGTCTTATTCTCCACGAAGTTCTTTTGGCAATTCGGATCTACACGATGGTGGTTATGCATTTATTCCATCTGTGACATAGTTTGTAACTCCGCCTCTTGTTAGAAACACATTGAGATGAATACAGGTGCCTCAaaattttaaggtttttAGATTACTTACGAACATTCAATGGTAATTTCAGTCCTGTATATATAACAACAACTTTAAGATTTCTGTATTTAGATAGGTAGTTAGTATTACGGCTGCAGTAGTGAAAAGAACCTCCTCATCAGCGAGACAACTGGCTATGGTGATGGGGCAATTGCTGATGCTAAGCCGTAAG contains:
- a CDS encoding ubiquitin carboxyl-terminal hydrolase, putative, with translation MHWYVDQEAPDRMPPISANEVELVVSDFRGKVIEPLSRLLKEGDPNEEIRRLQNLTVFSEWKDIPNFRFRIMFFPVSPQPEGDSGIQEYHISAYVEGTAKDDWPENWVCYSTRFCVIVLNHKDVHLSVYKADSFNFSSSEADRGWQGILTHTQLVDGGFLNENGDLVLRAGVYPIGAEVNRAAREHGYDCRKATGFVGLQNHGATCYMNALLQSLYSITKFRKAVYSLNFRVDEMIGEQSYEIMKRLQSEMRDCHPSEVQSNNGYKNSKRKSHEHSEFNNEDNEGSADNSDLFVDSNMDERDCRAILMEEEEEQKKVPSVGLALQNLFYKLRYAQHAPPCKELMRSFGWDSSDMFTQQDSHELLKLLLDKMEEQMKGTPVEGSVKQMFEGEMETYIECIDIDYKSSRMETFEDIQLDIQGCSDIYDSLKKLTEAEILSGDNMYEAEGHGKQRARKGIRFLKFPPVCVFLLKRFTFDLQRMDTVKLNDRFEFYKEIDLSPFCPTGGQYVLQAVSVHHGSINSGHYYAFAASDKRQWHRFDDENVAKVSEYAVIGDNFGGEEPDCYNYCSAENESSPRPSRRTKNYNAYILIYVLKSAAGDILGDCDPVSEGYSMITRCCMQDRLAAMRHRVRERLSQSIKVKVFEKSDFEGLKFMDQPFMGWLGGKVITFDRSTVLSEALKRIGNMFAKPDTDVYAGPENFHVMGINRSTHRFCCLAEVRGHQEVSDDTLQSIVSQIRHDVFQVYDPTLYILYVPRPMHCASIQSSSLFFIKYFDIFSENPDGERLICIDVVYLSPEGTILQVAGPALCKLARFMTEGLITPYHVSAIERCVSRIGSVDMSSKSVREMDAILNQILHEESLHLNWYVEQSGLYEAVALNKTLKEQHLGNGDLLVFNFRPTESMRRLVEEIDTKFTLKEDFVETRPVLEGALSGPLFHVSADYLQSGEAPGASISPHTIAFRDMRARWESFAATEILKYQSVNMFPIYDFPSFIDWRLNVVTITFELYNPFEQLGAWVNCCGSIVKAVGSVDDPSPKSFEESPKVAGPLKTVQFTLDLRVPCKHALRYVCWSMGVDPAHVLFYAHQPHKLESIWMRPASIDDFCHRDGSLGFVQKPLSNLFTALGKAVRHDNANRDAVMRSGSINSNAQCSDHSVDSACQTDISAASGTGNANGIGNVLALPNRTISGSDTGILDSGRDTGREEMMGGVPLANSLNSRFEGGSNKPNVIYMAVFPQCYSDLTVKCDGVSLNFVVQVFNRRVECTGVCMGKAPAGITVGEVCDMVVRIANLGPNVRMRMVECLSDSFVVVEPSGLMRDLPHYVNTNIRNILAAPIRVEPDWSYEEQESLKNGERVLLTVMHQTPDHETFGHPFQVLVHPRWTLGEIKGAIREKLCLPKREWDRWSFFQQMDGYNRAWKANDDCLDWDKSSDIKLLAEHPKPYDKSRSFSAMRIA